A portion of the Candidatus Pristimantibacillus lignocellulolyticus genome contains these proteins:
- a CDS encoding beta-lactamase family protein yields MQKNWNDASIHLSDLLKREKIHSCLISKDDTLVFQYYKNNKLEKKMHKINSCTKSITSSLVGIALEQHLIPDLSTPISEYFPSIIRDTDSRKQSITINHLLSMSAGFNWPEMSEWGGWPQMIHSPNWVKYVLERPLISSPGESMNYNSGCSQLLSAIIQITANMSAKEFADQYLFNHLKFNDYIWHEDPQGINIGGFGIHLTTQDMHKFGELHLKNGKWEKKQLISEQWIAYISEPQYLTYEHFGHYGGHWWISETSNSERFYYAMGMGGNYICVAPTKGMVITITNDTYGDTLKPLQFIRSILG; encoded by the coding sequence TTGCAAAAGAACTGGAATGACGCGAGTATTCATTTATCTGACTTATTAAAGCGTGAAAAAATACATAGTTGCCTAATAAGTAAAGACGACACACTCGTATTTCAATATTATAAAAATAATAAATTAGAGAAGAAGATGCATAAGATTAATTCATGCACAAAAAGCATAACTTCAAGTCTTGTTGGCATAGCACTAGAGCAGCACTTAATACCTGACCTTTCAACTCCAATATCTGAGTACTTTCCTTCAATAATTCGTGATACCGACTCAAGAAAGCAGAGCATAACTATTAATCATTTACTTTCAATGAGTGCAGGTTTCAATTGGCCAGAGATGAGCGAATGGGGAGGGTGGCCACAAATGATACATAGTCCTAATTGGGTTAAGTATGTATTAGAGCGACCCCTTATAAGTTCTCCAGGTGAATCAATGAATTATAACTCTGGTTGTAGTCAGTTATTATCAGCTATCATTCAAATAACAGCTAACATGAGTGCAAAAGAATTTGCTGATCAATACTTATTCAACCACTTGAAATTTAACGATTATATTTGGCATGAAGATCCACAAGGAATCAATATCGGTGGATTCGGAATACATCTAACAACTCAAGACATGCATAAATTTGGTGAGTTACATTTAAAGAATGGCAAATGGGAAAAAAAACAGTTAATAAGCGAGCAGTGGATTGCTTATATTTCTGAGCCTCAATATCTAACTTATGAGCACTTTGGACATTATGGGGGACATTGGTGGATTTCTGAAACATCTAATTCAGAAAGGTTTTATTATGCAATGGGGATGGGTGGTAACTATATTTGTGTAGCACCCACTAAAGGAATGGTAATTACAATAACGAATGATACATACGGAGACACACTTAAGCCTCTTCAATTTATTAGAAGTATATTGGGGTAA
- a CDS encoding copper amine oxidase N-terminal domain-containing protein, whose translation MPKSCYTYSLLILLLLASYSTPFYAASASPNPFDFSQRTVSQPSVTINGQLITLQGPQPTLVKGKTYVPAQLFEHPDIQADITEFLYEDDSSVLISHFNGNLKIYADKSNYMFIDSSVDVADIMIDWQSPPPYLLEDDIMVPLRATAERIGISIDWDVATRTAILTTDDHYRAELQSPEEWEMWLGEQPLEYDDPSGKVITEEELSDYITSNGLHVLDKIILDKYTAVVLLIEEEDDKKFLCRNYIDRLKNGKLDSSMSMVIDEYDGPDVAVQRFGHHVSVGMFEQGLDMEYTHFEVDYIADGERVKVTYDITGKQGMFFDIPEEVTFGNVTFYGKNGYTFDTYFY comes from the coding sequence ATGCCCAAAAGTTGCTATACATACTCATTGCTTATTCTGTTGCTATTGGCTTCTTATTCGACTCCGTTCTATGCTGCTTCTGCATCACCTAATCCTTTCGATTTTAGTCAACGTACAGTCAGTCAACCTTCCGTTACAATTAATGGACAGTTAATTACGCTTCAAGGTCCTCAACCGACGCTAGTAAAAGGAAAAACTTACGTTCCCGCCCAACTTTTTGAGCATCCAGACATTCAAGCAGATATTACAGAGTTTCTATATGAAGATGATTCGAGCGTTCTTATTTCACATTTCAATGGCAATCTTAAAATTTATGCAGATAAAAGTAATTACATGTTCATTGATTCTAGCGTAGATGTTGCTGATATCATGATCGATTGGCAAAGTCCCCCGCCTTATCTCTTAGAGGATGATATCATGGTTCCGTTGCGTGCCACTGCAGAACGAATTGGGATTTCCATTGATTGGGATGTAGCGACTCGAACAGCGATCCTCACAACAGATGATCACTATCGCGCTGAACTCCAATCACCAGAGGAATGGGAAATGTGGCTAGGCGAGCAACCTCTCGAGTATGATGACCCCTCAGGAAAAGTAATAACCGAAGAAGAATTGTCTGATTATATCACTTCGAATGGCCTTCATGTTTTAGACAAGATTATACTCGATAAATATACAGCAGTAGTGCTACTTATCGAAGAGGAAGATGACAAAAAATTTCTCTGTAGGAATTACATCGACCGTTTGAAAAACGGAAAACTGGACTCGAGCATGTCAATGGTCATAGATGAGTATGACGGACCAGACGTAGCCGTCCAAAGGTTTGGACATCACGTTAGTGTTGGTATGTTTGAACAAGGACTTGATATGGAATACACACATTTTGAGGTAGATTACATCGCTGATGGAGAGAGAGTCAAAGTTACCTATGATATCACAGGTAAACAAGGCATGTTTTTTGACATTCCTGAGGAAGTTACATTCGGTAATGTAACATTCTACGGGAAAAACGGGTACACTTTCGATACGTACTTCTATTGA
- a CDS encoding LysR family transcriptional regulator translates to MINLEWYRIFMYTAQHKNLTKAAQQLHITQPSVSYAIKQMEEALDVQLFHRLSKGVELTEEGQALLKYVEQSFDMLDSGQKHLQNLKQLNVGEIRIGASDSLIKHLLLPQLNTFHSEHPSIRIRLSRGKTPEITKRVKEGEIDFALVHMPIDDPDLNIQTLVELEDIFVVGEAYRQWSTRSITIQELAEIPLILLSPGSSTRVFIDQWFAAKGISVTPDIELGSIELLSEFARLGYGATFISRSFVQDELKNGTLFELNINSILPSRSIGFAVREHTKLSLAAETFMNHLHLGNKDIN, encoded by the coding sequence ATGATTAATTTAGAATGGTATCGAATTTTCATGTACACTGCACAGCATAAAAATCTAACGAAAGCTGCACAGCAACTTCATATTACGCAACCATCAGTTAGCTATGCAATAAAGCAGATGGAAGAGGCATTAGATGTTCAATTGTTTCATCGGCTTTCTAAAGGAGTAGAGTTAACCGAAGAAGGTCAAGCTTTACTGAAGTATGTAGAGCAATCATTCGATATGCTTGATTCTGGTCAAAAACATTTACAAAATCTAAAACAGCTTAATGTAGGTGAAATTCGCATTGGTGCAAGTGATTCCCTTATTAAGCACCTTCTCCTACCACAACTGAATACGTTTCATAGTGAACATCCTTCAATTAGAATTCGATTGTCACGTGGTAAAACTCCTGAAATCACGAAGCGGGTAAAAGAAGGTGAGATTGATTTTGCGCTCGTACATATGCCGATCGATGATCCTGACTTGAATATTCAAACATTGGTGGAACTTGAGGATATTTTTGTAGTTGGCGAAGCTTATCGTCAATGGTCGACTCGCTCAATCACAATACAAGAGCTGGCTGAAATTCCTTTAATACTGCTTTCCCCTGGAAGTAGCACTAGAGTATTTATTGATCAGTGGTTTGCCGCTAAGGGTATTTCTGTAACACCAGATATTGAATTAGGTAGTATTGAGTTATTATCTGAATTTGCAAGATTAGGTTATGGCGCTACCTTTATTAGTCGTTCATTTGTTCAAGATGAGTTGAAAAATGGTACGTTATTCGAGCTTAACATCAATAGTATATTACCTTCTCGTAGTATTGGTTTTGCTGTACGTGAACATACGAAGTTATCTCTTGCCGCAGAAACGTTTATGAACCATTTACATCTCGGTAATAAGGATATCAATTAG
- a CDS encoding acylphosphatase codes for MQLFKKLRNDYVIWHANKVKIPQFTPNCIIRQKITFSGRVQKVGFRLEIYCIARRMNLTGWVKNLIDGSVEAEFQGEASQIDFLVNSMKSLKRASIKNITTIDLSIREDNEGFTIVE; via the coding sequence ATGCAGTTATTTAAGAAATTAAGAAACGATTATGTAATCTGGCATGCAAATAAGGTTAAGATACCCCAATTCACGCCAAACTGTATCATTAGACAAAAGATCACTTTTTCTGGAAGAGTACAAAAGGTAGGGTTTCGCTTAGAAATATATTGTATTGCTAGAAGAATGAACTTAACCGGATGGGTGAAAAATTTAATAGATGGAAGTGTAGAGGCAGAATTCCAAGGAGAAGCGTCCCAAATAGATTTTCTGGTCAATAGCATGAAGTCATTGAAGCGGGCCTCAATAAAGAATATAACTACTATTGATCTCTCTATTAGAGAGGATAATGAAGGCTTTACAATAGTAGAATAA
- a CDS encoding TetR/AcrR family transcriptional regulator produces the protein MNKDLQRSPGRPKQAENDLPIQDIILRTAAKLFMEHGYEPVSLQQIAKACNVTKPSIYYHFTSKPELFKIAVTTMFKNVQQATSRLLREADHLEAGLLNVAKVRLANPHSDIETILRDAERYLSEIQIQEIREAENKIYEELANYFEAAMDKNILRRNNSMLLAQIFSTMMVIGNKGDIIRKSDPTLDLSKEIVGLFLRGTLVK, from the coding sequence ATGAATAAAGATTTACAACGCTCACCAGGAAGACCGAAACAAGCTGAGAATGATTTACCCATACAAGATATAATTCTTCGAACGGCCGCCAAACTGTTTATGGAGCATGGATATGAACCCGTGTCGCTCCAGCAAATCGCTAAAGCTTGCAATGTAACTAAACCTTCGATATATTATCATTTCACTAGTAAACCGGAACTTTTTAAAATCGCGGTCACGACAATGTTTAAGAATGTACAACAAGCTACGTCACGATTATTAAGAGAAGCAGACCATCTAGAGGCAGGACTGCTAAATGTGGCAAAAGTAAGATTGGCTAATCCTCATTCGGACATTGAGACAATTCTAAGAGATGCGGAGAGATATTTGAGTGAGATACAGATACAGGAAATTAGAGAAGCTGAAAATAAGATTTACGAAGAGCTGGCTAATTATTTTGAAGCTGCAATGGATAAAAACATTCTTCGTAGGAATAATTCGATGCTTCTTGCCCAAATTTTCTCGACTATGATGGTAATTGGTAATAAGGGAGATATAATAAGAAAATCTGATCCAACATTAGATTTATCAAAGGAGATTGTCGGATTATTTTTGAGAGGTACTTTGGTAAAGTAA
- a CDS encoding flavin reductase family protein, with translation MISIHPHDQTERDNYKLLVGTIIPRPIAFVTTISDQGIINGAPFSYFNIVSSNPPMVSLSVQRPEGRMKDTARNIYDSKEFVVHIVDEDNVASINKTAASLPPDESEIELAGLCKMDSAVIQVPGIKEAKVRMECKLVHAIPLGGTQEGLAGSDLFIGEVVMFHIDESIYEEGRIDASELKAVSRLAGNNYAKIGETFTIERPK, from the coding sequence ATGATTTCTATACATCCGCATGATCAAACTGAGCGTGACAACTATAAACTGTTAGTTGGCACGATTATACCAAGACCTATCGCATTTGTAACGACCATCTCAGATCAAGGGATAATCAATGGAGCTCCATTTAGCTATTTCAATATCGTATCATCCAATCCTCCAATGGTGTCTTTATCTGTACAAAGACCTGAAGGAAGAATGAAAGATACTGCTCGAAATATTTATGATAGTAAAGAGTTTGTCGTTCATATTGTCGATGAAGACAATGTAGCGTCAATCAATAAGACGGCAGCTTCTTTACCTCCAGATGAGAGTGAAATAGAACTTGCTGGATTATGTAAGATGGATAGTGCAGTCATCCAAGTTCCAGGCATTAAGGAAGCAAAAGTTCGTATGGAGTGTAAGCTCGTTCATGCAATTCCACTTGGAGGTACTCAAGAAGGGCTAGCAGGTTCTGATCTATTCATTGGGGAAGTCGTTATGTTCCATATCGATGAATCAATTTATGAGGAAGGTCGAATCGATGCTAGTGAGTTAAAGGCTGTTAGTCGATTAGCAGGCAATAACTACGCAAAAATCGGAGAAACCTTCACGATAGAACGACCGAAGTGA
- the aroC gene encoding chorismate synthase codes for MAGNTFGENFRITTFGESHGKSVGVIVDGVTPGVEIDEAYIQKQMDRRKPGQSSVTTPRKEYDIIQIQSGVFEGKTTGAPLAIMLHNHDMKSEAYSEIQHSFRPGHADFTYLQKYGIRDHRGSGRASGRETAGRVAGGAVARKLLENRGVQVVAFTKQIGDIKANSFHEEFIEQNPVRTCDPEAAQQMISKIEHLASVGDSCGGIVECRIRGVDPGLGEPAFDKLDAELAKAMLSIGAVKGIEFGAGFAAASMLGSQHNDAMNKDGFLSNNAGGIVGGISTGQEIVFRISVKPTSSISVAQQTMNERGEEIEIKTEGRHDPCICPRIVPVVEAMACLVVEDLYKRHAAVRF; via the coding sequence ATGGCAGGTAACACATTTGGAGAAAATTTTAGAATTACAACTTTTGGTGAATCACATGGTAAATCAGTAGGGGTAATCGTAGACGGCGTAACGCCAGGCGTTGAAATAGACGAAGCATATATTCAAAAACAAATGGATAGAAGAAAGCCAGGTCAATCTTCAGTAACAACTCCACGCAAAGAATACGATATTATTCAAATTCAATCGGGTGTTTTTGAAGGTAAAACAACAGGCGCTCCACTTGCAATTATGCTTCACAATCATGATATGAAATCAGAAGCATACAGTGAGATTCAACATTCATTCCGTCCAGGACACGCAGACTTTACATACTTGCAAAAGTACGGGATTCGTGATCATCGTGGAAGCGGGAGAGCATCGGGTAGAGAAACAGCTGGTCGCGTAGCGGGTGGTGCAGTGGCTCGTAAACTACTTGAAAATCGTGGTGTACAAGTTGTAGCATTCACCAAGCAAATTGGTGATATTAAAGCAAATTCATTCCATGAAGAGTTTATCGAACAAAACCCAGTACGTACTTGTGATCCTGAAGCAGCTCAGCAAATGATTAGTAAAATTGAGCATCTTGCTTCAGTTGGAGATAGCTGTGGTGGTATCGTAGAATGTCGTATCCGCGGTGTAGATCCAGGACTTGGTGAGCCTGCATTTGATAAATTAGATGCAGAACTAGCTAAAGCAATGCTTTCTATCGGTGCTGTTAAAGGAATCGAGTTCGGTGCAGGTTTTGCTGCTGCCAGCATGTTAGGTAGTCAACATAACGATGCAATGAACAAAGATGGTTTCTTGTCTAACAATGCCGGAGGTATTGTCGGAGGAATTAGCACTGGCCAAGAAATAGTTTTCCGTATTAGTGTTAAGCCGACATCATCTATCTCTGTAGCACAACAAACAATGAATGAACGTGGTGAAGAGATCGAGATTAAAACTGAAGGTAGACATGATCCATGTATTTGTCCGAGAATCGTACCTGTCGTTGAAGCTATGGCTTGTCTAGTAGTAGAAGATCTTTACAAACGACATGCAGCAGTACGCTTCTAG
- a CDS encoding alpha/beta hydrolase — MAKTKKKNKWTKILLWGCSFIVIVAIGLWIFLNSMTYSPSSQAELAFQNNNQVTVTAVKDGYKYEPQNGTVIEPNIIFYPGGLVEPESYSLFARELAKLGHRVYIAEMPLNLAIFGQNKADSFINEHPDESFVIGGHSLGGSFAARYASEHSEKLKGVYFLASYADKTGSIKDTDLSVLQITGTADGVLNREDWETAKNNLPADTLYVSIDGANHGQFGSYGKQKGDNNPDIDDEEQLQKVVQSIEDWIAQMNSK; from the coding sequence ATGGCAAAAACAAAGAAAAAAAACAAATGGACTAAAATACTATTATGGGGATGTTCATTTATTGTAATTGTTGCAATTGGCTTATGGATATTCCTCAATTCGATGACCTACAGTCCTTCCAGTCAAGCGGAACTCGCTTTTCAGAACAATAATCAGGTAACAGTAACAGCGGTTAAAGACGGTTACAAATATGAACCTCAAAATGGGACGGTAATCGAACCGAATATTATTTTTTATCCTGGAGGTCTTGTAGAACCGGAAAGCTACTCCCTCTTTGCGAGAGAACTAGCCAAACTAGGACATCGTGTATATATTGCAGAAATGCCGCTGAATTTAGCGATTTTCGGTCAAAATAAAGCTGACTCCTTTATTAACGAACACCCAGACGAATCATTTGTTATTGGGGGACACTCATTAGGAGGTTCATTTGCTGCCAGATATGCTTCTGAACACAGTGAGAAGCTTAAAGGTGTATATTTCTTGGCTTCTTATGCCGATAAGACTGGATCAATAAAAGATACTGATCTATCTGTTTTGCAAATTACAGGTACAGCAGATGGAGTTCTCAATAGAGAAGATTGGGAAACTGCCAAAAACAACCTACCTGCAGACACTTTGTATGTCAGTATAGACGGAGCAAATCATGGACAATTTGGATCATATGGAAAGCAAAAAGGTGATAATAATCCAGATATTGATGATGAGGAGCAATTACAAAAGGTTGTTCAATCTATAGAGGATTGGATCGCTCAAATGAATAGTAAATAA
- a CDS encoding heme A synthase, with translation MKNSTLLKRFSYVTTIFMFFATFGGGIVTRTESGLGCGTEWPLCHGKFVPAHTIASVIEYTHRLVSTTAGILAVATLLLFILYSQKRRDLQFFSLLTFIFVSIQGVMGALAVVFSQSPPVMALHLGFAFISLASSLMTSLGARAEEKLGGLEEFRRMPRTSRKFRNFVWIVTIYSYVVVYSGAFVSHTDSAGACSGFPLCNGSLLPDLSGEWIVFIHRLAGFILVFLIVVLSFIIFRKYNNNRELKILGNISVILILFQVLSGAGLMLTIHRPEVYMFVVLAHMTSIAVLFGLLSYMSYIVWRLTKPEKY, from the coding sequence TTGAAAAATAGTACACTTTTGAAAAGGTTCAGTTATGTAACCACAATTTTTATGTTCTTTGCCACCTTTGGCGGAGGAATTGTTACACGAACTGAGTCCGGGCTGGGTTGTGGAACCGAATGGCCGTTATGTCACGGTAAATTCGTTCCTGCTCATACCATTGCTTCGGTCATTGAATACACGCATCGACTGGTGAGTACGACTGCGGGAATTTTAGCAGTAGCTACTCTCTTGTTATTTATTTTGTACAGTCAAAAACGGAGAGATTTACAATTCTTCTCTTTACTTACGTTCATATTTGTAAGTATTCAAGGTGTAATGGGTGCGTTAGCAGTTGTATTCTCGCAGTCTCCTCCAGTTATGGCGCTGCATCTAGGTTTTGCCTTCATTTCTCTTGCCAGTTCTTTGATGACGAGTCTTGGAGCGAGGGCGGAGGAAAAGCTGGGTGGTCTTGAGGAGTTTCGCAGAATGCCAAGAACGAGTAGAAAGTTTCGTAATTTCGTATGGATAGTGACGATTTACTCATATGTGGTTGTTTATAGTGGAGCATTTGTAAGTCATACCGATTCAGCAGGCGCATGCTCTGGATTCCCTCTGTGCAATGGATCGCTGCTACCAGATCTATCCGGAGAGTGGATCGTATTCATTCACCGCTTAGCAGGATTTATTCTTGTTTTTCTTATCGTGGTTCTTTCGTTTATAATTTTCAGAAAATACAATAATAATAGAGAGCTGAAAATTTTAGGAAATATCTCAGTTATCCTTATTCTGTTTCAAGTCCTTTCCGGCGCTGGTTTAATGCTTACAATTCATCGCCCTGAGGTGTATATGTTTGTTGTACTTGCTCATATGACGAGCATCGCTGTTCTTTTCGGACTCCTATCATACATGAGCTATATCGTTTGGAGACTAACAAAGCCTGAAAAGTATTAA
- a CDS encoding ring-cleaving dioxygenase: MNHLKGIHHVTAITSSAEKNYEFFTYVLGMRLVKKTVNQDDIQTYHLFFADDKGSAGTDMTFFDFPNIQKGVHGNNEIFKTSFRVPTDAAIDYWVKRFDRLNVKHTGISEQFGKKTLSFVDFDDQQYQLISDEHNSGVESGTPWLKGPIPLEFAITGLGPIFVRINDFDYFKQMLEKVMLFEEIASEESNHLFEVGEGGNGAQVIVEHNVMLPPSRQGFGTVHHAAFRVADRDVLDEWTERFADFNFHTSGYVDRHFFESLYVRVAPQILFEFATDGPGFMGDEEYETVGEKLSLPPFLEGRREQIEGLVRPINTVRSTIEFTKEYEG; encoded by the coding sequence ATGAATCATCTAAAAGGGATCCACCACGTAACGGCAATTACAAGCAGCGCTGAGAAAAACTACGAGTTTTTCACTTATGTATTAGGAATGAGACTTGTTAAAAAAACAGTTAACCAAGATGATATTCAAACGTACCATCTATTCTTTGCTGACGATAAAGGATCTGCTGGTACTGATATGACTTTCTTTGATTTTCCAAACATTCAAAAGGGAGTTCACGGTAACAATGAAATTTTTAAAACATCTTTTCGTGTCCCAACAGATGCAGCGATTGACTATTGGGTGAAACGTTTTGATCGGTTGAATGTGAAACACACCGGAATTTCTGAACAATTTGGCAAAAAGACTTTATCATTTGTAGATTTTGATGATCAACAGTATCAATTGATCTCAGATGAGCATAATAGCGGAGTTGAGTCTGGCACTCCTTGGTTAAAGGGACCAATTCCTTTAGAATTCGCAATCACAGGATTAGGACCAATCTTCGTGAGAATTAACGATTTCGATTACTTTAAGCAAATGTTAGAAAAAGTTATGTTGTTTGAGGAAATTGCTTCAGAGGAATCCAATCACTTATTTGAAGTAGGCGAGGGTGGTAATGGAGCTCAAGTTATTGTTGAGCATAACGTAATGCTTCCACCATCTCGTCAAGGTTTTGGTACAGTCCATCATGCTGCTTTCCGTGTGGCGGATCGTGATGTGCTTGATGAATGGACAGAACGTTTTGCTGATTTCAATTTCCACACATCCGGATATGTTGATCGTCATTTCTTCGAATCATTGTACGTACGTGTAGCACCGCAAATCTTGTTCGAATTTGCGACAGATGGTCCTGGATTTATGGGGGATGAAGAGTATGAAACAGTAGGAGAGAAACTATCTCTACCACCATTCCTTGAAGGTAGACGTGAGCAGATTGAAGGTTTGGTAAGACCGATCAATACAGTAAGAAGCACTATTGAATTTACGAAAGAATATGAGGGCTAA